One Silene latifolia isolate original U9 population chromosome 4, ASM4854445v1, whole genome shotgun sequence DNA segment encodes these proteins:
- the LOC141651323 gene encoding uncharacterized protein LOC141651323, whose product MGFDKENLIKKSVPLVGFSGETAHSVGEITIPTYIERVNKLVRYLVIEGPTTYNVILGRPWLHQMKVVPSTYHQCLKFPTPWGTVTVKGDREDSRNCYAQALKATTKLPS is encoded by the coding sequence ATGGGTTTTGATAAAGAGAACCTGATAAAGAAATCTGTGcccctggtaggattcagtggtgaaactgCGCATTCGGTGGGTGAGATAACCATCCCAACATATATTGAAAGAGTTAATAAACTAGTGAGATACCTAGTCATTGAGGGTCCAACCACCTACAACgtgatactaggaagaccatggctaCATCAGATGAAGGTGGtgccctcaacatatcaccaatgTCTCAAGTTCCCAACGCCATGGGGTACGGTCACAGTAAAAGGAGATCGAGAGGATTCCAGGAACTGTTACGCTCAAGCCCTCAAGGCTACAACCAAGCTCCcttcatag
- the LOC141653381 gene encoding DNA mismatch repair protein MSH2-like, whose amino-acid sequence MDDDLHFPDHNKLPELKLDAKQAQGFLSFFKTLPKESRAVRFFDRRDYFTAHGENATFIARTYYHTTTALRQLGSGSEGLSSVTISKSMFETIARDLLLERTDHTIELYEGSGSNWRLVKSGSPGNLGSFEDILFANNEMQDSPATVALVLNFKDIGCTVGLSYVDLTRRVVGLAEFLDDSHFTNTESSLVSLGCKECLLPADLAKSTESRSLLDALSRCGVMVTERKRSEFKARDLVQDLSRLVKGSIEPVRDLVSGFEYASAALGSLLSFADLLSDESNYGNYTVQPYSLHSFMRLDSAAMRALNVMESKTDANKNFSLFGLMNRTCTVGMGKRLLHMWLKQPLLDVNEINARLDLVQAFIEDIELRQDLRQHLKRISDMERLARTIQRKRASLHQVVKLYQSSIRLPYIRSALERYDGQFSALVRERFLEPFEIWSDDDHLNKFISLVETSVDLDQLVNGEYMISSSYDSRLLQLKDEQESVEREIESLHIKTATDLDLAADKVLKLEKGTQFGHVFRITKKEEPKVRKKLTTQFIVLETRKDGVKFTNPKLKKLGDQYQRILEEYKNCQKELVLRVVQTAATFSEVFESLAVLLSELDVLLGFADLASSCPTPYTRPDITPSDAGDIILEGSRHPCVEAQDWVNFIPNDCKLVREKSWFQIITGPNMGGKSTFIRQVGVNILMAQVGSFVPCDRASVSVRDCIFARVGAGDCQLRGVSTFMQEMLETASILKGATDKSLIIIDELGRGTSTYDGFGLAWAISEHIVDVIKAPTLFATHFHELTALGHDNSDMQPQSRKIAGIANYHVSAHIDSSSRKLTMLYKVEPGACDQSFGIHVAEFANFPESVVSLAREKAAELEDFSPAIINTDDPTKEVGVKRKRPDPDAISEGAARAHRYLKEFAELPLDRMELKEALLRVSEMKSDLERDAKTHPWLKQFL is encoded by the exons ATGGACGACGATTTGCATTTCCCAGATCATAATAAGCTCCCTGAACTCAAGCTCG ATGCTAAACAGGCGCAgggttttttgtcattttttaaaACCCTACCCAAG GAGTCTCGAGCTGTTCGGTTCTTCGATCGTCGG GATTATTTTACTGCCCATGGAGAAAATGCAACTTTTATTGCGAGAACGTATTACCACACTACCACAGCCTTGCGGCAGTTGGGAAGTGGTTCTGAAGGCCTGTCAAGTGTAACTATTAGTAAAAGCATGTTTGAAACGATTGCTCGCGATTTGCTTTTGGAAAGGACAGACCACACTATTGAGCTGTATGAGGGCAGCGGTTCTAACTGGAGACTTGTGAAGAGCGGAAGTCCGGGAAACCTTGGCAGTTTTGAAGACATTTTGTTCGCTAATAATGAAATGCAGGACTCTCCAGCCACTGTTGCCTTGGTTCTAAACTTCAAGGACATTGGATGCACTGTTGGGCTAAGTTATGTTGACCTTACCAGAAGAGTTGTTGGTTTGGCTGAGTTTTTAGATGACAGCCACTTCACTAATACGGAATCTTCATTGGTTTCGCTTGGTTGCAAGGAATGTTTACTCCCGGCTGACTTGGCAAAGTCCACTGAAAGTAGAAGCTTGCTAGATGCATTGTCAAGATGTGGTGTAATGGTAACTGAAAGAAAAAGGTCCGAGTTTAAGGCAAGAGATTTGGTGCAAGATCTCAGCAGGCTTGTCAAAGGCTCGATTGAACCTGTTCGTGATTTAGTTTCCGGGTTTGAATATGCATCGGCTGCTTTAGGCTCCTTATTATCGTTTGCGGATTTACTTTCAGATGAAAGTAATTATGGAAATTATACTGTTCAGCCTTATAGTCTTCACAGTTTCATGAGATTAGATTCTGCAGCTATGAGAGCTCTAAATGTCATGGAGAGTAAAACTGATGCAAACAAAAATTTTAGTCTATTTGGTCTCATGAATAGAACATGTACTGTTGGGATGGGAAAACGGCTACTTCACATGTGGTTGAAGCAGCCTTTGCTAGACGTGAATGAAATAAATGCTCGACTGGATTTAGTACAAGCCTTTATCGAGGATATAGAACTTCGCCAAGATCTAAGGCAACATTTAAAACGAATATCAGATATGGAGCGACTAGCTCGTACTATTCAGAGGAAACGGGCCAGTCTACATCAGGTTGTAAAACTCTATCAG TCAAGCATCAGACTTCCTTACATTAGAAGTGCTCTCGAAAGATATGATGGACAGTTTTCTGCATTGGTTAGAGAAAGGTTTTTGGAACCTTTTGAAATTTGGAGCGATGATGATCATTTgaacaagttcatttcccttgTGGAAACTTCTGTCGACCTTGACCAACTGGTGAATGGTGAGTATATGATTTCATCTAGTTACGATTCAAGGCTTCTTCAACTGAAAGACGAGCAAGAGTCAGTTGAACGCGAGATAGAAAGCCTTCACATCAAAACTGCTACTGATCTTGATCTTGCTGCTGATAAAGTCTTAAAGTTGGAAAAGGGAACACAATTCGGACATGTTTTCAGGATCACGAAGAAAGAGGAGCCAAAAGTAAGAAAAAAGCTTACTACACAATTTATTGTCCTTGAAACAAGAAAAGATGGTGTGAAGTTCACAAATCCAAAGCTAAAAAAATTAGGGGATCAATACCAAAGGATACTGGAGGAGTACAAAAACTGCCAAAAAGAATTGGTGCTGCGAGTGGTTCAGACTGCTGCCACTTTCTCTGAG GTGTTTGAGTCTTTAGCTGTGTTACTGTCTGAACTGGATGTGTTACTCGGTTTTGCTGATTTGGCTTCAAGCTGTCCAACTCCCTATACAAGACCAGACATCACTCCTtct GATGCTGGGGACATCATCTTAGAAGGGAGTAGACACCCTTGTGTGGAGGCTCAAGACTGGGTGAATTTCATACCAAATGATTGTAAACTT GTCAGAGAAAAAAGTTGGTTCCAAATCATCACTGGACCCAACATGGGAGGAAAATCCACTTTCATCAGACAA GTTGGTGTGAATATTTTGATGGCGCAAGTTGGTTCATTTGTTCCTTGTGACAGGGCCAGCGTTTCTGTTCGTGATTGCATTTTTGCTCGTGTTGGTGCTGGTGACTGCCAA TTGCGAGGAGTGTCTACATTCATGCAAGAAATGCTAGAGACTGCATCAATATTAAAGGGGGCCACTGACAAGTCTCTGATAATAATTGATGAGCTTGGCCGAGGAACATCAACTTACGATGGATTTG GTTTAGCTTGGGCAATTAGTGAGCACATTGTTGACGTCATTAAAGCCCCTACTCTGTTTGCGACTCACTTTCATGAACTAACAGCTTTAGGTCATGATAATAGTGATATGCAACCTCAGAGTAGAAAGATTGCTGGCATTGCAAATTATCATGTTAGTGCACACATTGATTCTTCAAGCCGCAAACTGACTATGCTATACAAG GTTGAACCAGGAGCGTGTGATCAAAGTTTTGGTATCCATGTTGCAGAATTTGCTAATTTTCCTGAAAGCGTGGTGTCACTTGCTAGAGAAAAGGCAGCTGAACTGGAAGATTTTTCTCCTGCCATAATCAATACTGATGATCCCACTAAAGAG GTCGGAGTGAAAAGGAAGAGACCTGACCCCGACGCAATTTCCGAGGGTGCTGCAAGGGCTCACCGATACTTGAAAGAGTTTGCAGAGCTTCCATTAGATCGGATGGAGTTGAAGGAAGCATTGCTGCGTGTCAGTGAAATGAAGAGCGACTTGGAGAGGGATGCTAAGACACATCCTTGGTTGAAGCAGTTTCTCTAG
- the LOC141651322 gene encoding uncharacterized protein LOC141651322, with product MIKSMPFKNRSSMRKIAKKLKVGYGTVQRWVNKGELKKYSNSIHSSLNDLNKLRRLLFSLASLYVDENMVKFKDMSCNVHIDEKWFYLTTTTDDYYIVAGEEPPYRSCQSKRYITEVMFMCAVARPMYGEDGELLFDGKIGIFSFIEHVPAASRSKNREAGTIETKAIESITKQVTKDCLINDIIPAIKAKWPTNSSKNFIIQQDNARPHIVDHDPEFRATANSDGFNIHLEFQPPNSPDLNINDLGFFRSLQTLQNGEVGSTVEELVGNVHTAFRDHEPMKLNFNYITLQSVMVEMMKCKGHNSFDIPHMSKESLLRQGILLLNLTVDANLVRECLAYLDQIGEGNSLNELRQGMALLPAVEEVVVASDEEYFIDLTRE from the coding sequence ATGATAAAGAGCATGCCTTTCAAGAACCGTTCATCAATGCGCAAGATAGCAAAAAAACTGAAAGTTGGTTATGGTACGGTCCAACGATGGGTCAACAAAGGTGAATTAAAAAAGTATAGCAATTCAATACACTCTTCACTAAACGATTTAAACAAATTAAGACGGCTTTTGTTTTCACTTGCTTCACTCTATGTTGATGAAAATATGGTCAAGTTCAAAGACATGTCATGCAATGTCCATATTGACGAAAAGTGGTTTTATCTCACAACCACAACGGACGACTACTACATTGTGGCGGGTGAAGAACCACCATATCGTTCATGTCAATCGAAGAGGTACATAACTGAGGTTATGTTTATGTGTGCGGTGGCTAGGCCTATGTATGGAGAAGATGGTGAGTTACTTTTCGATGGAAAAATTGGTATCTTCTCTTTCATTGAACATGTACCAGCAGCAAGTCGAAGCAAAAACAGAGAGGCAGGAACAATAGAAACAAAGGCTATTGAATCAATAACAAAACAGGTAACCAAAGATTGTTTGATCAATGACATTATTCCAGCAATTAAGGCTAAATGGCCAACAAATTCAAGTAAAAACTTCATCATTCAACAAGATAATGCAAGACCTCATATTGTTGACCATGATCCAGAATTTAGGGCTACTGCCAACTCAGACGGTTTTAACATTCATCTAGAATTTCAACCACCTAACAGTCCAGATTTGAACATCAACGATTTAGGGTTTTTTAGGTCATTACAAACACTTCAAAATGGTGAAGTTGGCAGTACAGTTGAAGAGTTAGTGGGTAATGTACATACAGCATTTAGAGATCATGAACCCATGAAGTTGAACTTCAACTACATCACTCTACAATCAGTGATGGTGGAAATGATGAAATGCAAGGGACACAACAGTTTTGATATTCCTCATATGAGTAAGGAGTCACTTCTAAGGCAGGGAATACTCCTATTAAACTTGACAGTTGATGCAAACTTAGTGAGGGAGTGTTTAGCATATTTGGATCAAATTGGTGAGGGCAATAGTCTTAATGAGTTAAGACAAGGTATGGCATTATTACCTGCAGTAGAGGAAGTTGTGGTTGCAAGTGACGAAGAATATTTCATTGATCTTACAAGGGAATGA
- the LOC141651324 gene encoding uncharacterized protein LOC141651324, whose protein sequence is MRKPELSGRMTKWSVHLSGYDLQFEPRTAIKSQALADFVSTSPATHGEAEEGILAITGNRDGEIWTLYIDGASNARGAGVGLVLRSPKGDMIVQAIRCEFKATNNEAEYEALIFGMQMASGLKVRNLRVYSDSLLVVNHVNNEYVARDSKMIAYLKIATEQKLKFRTFKITQVPREQNVEAGALATLGSTFQPTELSNVPITHVLTPAIQREPYQRPVKEDVHMQCAQGARTLVSTVGQQDADWRILYLNWLRDGTLPEDRKEAQSFRIKASRYIMIDNILFRKSLAGPCLRCLSKEEVKKDLQDVHSGECGNLIWRAKSVKQNLETRVFLAHHARRRRKSR, encoded by the coding sequence atgaggaagcctgaactttcGGGCAGAATGACTAAATGGTCAGTACATCTTAGTGGCTATGACTTACAATTTGAACCCAGAACGGCGATAAAATCCCAAGCCCTAGCAGATTTCGTCTCGACTTCGCCTGCCACCCATGGGGAGGCAGAAGAGGGAATACTGGCGATAACAGGGAATCGGGATGGTGAGATATGGACCTTATACATTGATGGAGCCTCAAATGCAAGAGGGGCTGGTGTAGGTTTGGTCCTTCGATCTCCTAAAGGAGATATGATAGTACAAGCTATTAGGTGTgagttcaaggcaaccaacaacgaAGCCGAGTACGAAGCCCTTATATTTGGGATGCAGATGGCGTCAGGGCTCAAGGTGAGGAACCTGAGGGTATACAGTGACTCCTTACTTGTGGTAAATCATGTAAACAACGAATATGTAGCACGTgattcaaagatgatagcctACTTGAAGATAGCCACAGAGCAAAAATTAAAGTTTAGAACATTCAAGATAACTCAGGTGCCGCGGGAGCAGAACGTGGAGGCAGGCGCACTGGCCACGTTAGGATCCACCTTCCAGCCCACAGAACTATCAAACGTACCGATTACCCATGTGTTGACCCCAGCCATCCAGAGGGAGCCATATCAGAGACCAGTGAAAGAGGATGTACACATGCAGTGTGCACAGGGAGCCAGGACGCTGGTTTCCACAGTAGGACAGCAGGATGCAGATTGGAGGATTCTATACCTAAATTGGTTAAGGGATGGGACACTCCCTGAAGACAGAAAGGAAGCACAAAGTTTCAGAATAAAAGCTTCCAGGTATATCATGATTGATAATATTCTCTTCAGAAAATCATTGGCAGGACCATGCCTCAGGTGCTTAAGCAAAGAGGAAGTGAAAAAAGATCTGCAAGATGTACACAGCGGAGAATGCGGGAACCTTATTTGGAGGGCGAAGTCTGTCAAACAAAATCTTGAGACAAGGGtatttctggcccaccatgcgcgCAGACGCCGTAAATCACGCTAA
- the LOC141651325 gene encoding uncharacterized protein LOC141651325, with protein sequence MATGQTSFSLVYGAEAVIPSEVLVPMHRYGYQTAEKNKIEMARSLDTVDELRESAYIRMTSYKQFVVRTYNKNVKIRTLEVGDLVLRRVFENTKNHKADKFAYKWEGPYQVESVIKNGAYRLMTMHGQILDKPWNIRRYFV encoded by the coding sequence ATGGCAACAGGCCAAACTTCGTTTAGCCTTGTATACGGAGCAGAGGCAGTGATACCCTCAGAAGTTCTGGTACCCATGCATAGATACGGCTATCAGACGGCAGAGAAAAACAAGATCGAAATGGCCAGGAGCCTAGATACAGTTGATGAGCTGCGGGAAAGCGCCTACATACGTATGACATCGTATAAACAGTTCGTGGTGAGGACATATAACAAGAATGTCAAAATCAGGACCCTTGAAGTAGGGGACCTCGTACTAAGAAGGGTATTCGAAAATACCAAGAACCACAAGGCAGACAAgtttgcctacaaatgggaagggccGTATCAGGTCGAAAGTGTTATCAAGAATGGGGcatacaggttgatgaccatgcaCGGTCAAATCCTGGATAAACCCTGGAACATCCGTCGGTACTTTGTTTGA